The Brassica oleracea var. oleracea cultivar TO1000 chromosome C6, BOL, whole genome shotgun sequence genome includes a region encoding these proteins:
- the LOC106298597 gene encoding ubiquitin domain-containing protein 1-like: MGCAGSTQSQAEGPVKKIRKPKPWKHTQPITKAELVKMREEFWDTAPHYGGTKEIWDALRAAAEADISLAQTIVDSAGVIVQNNDLTTCYDERGAKYDLPKYVLSEPTNLVEES; encoded by the exons ATGGGTTGTGCTGGATCGACACAGTCGCAAGCAGAAG GGCCAGTGAAGAAAATTAGGAAGCCAAAACCGTGGAAGCATACTCAACCGATCACTAAAGCTGAGCTTGTGAAAATGAGAGAAGAGTTTTGGGACACTGCTCCTCACTATGGCGGTACAAAAG AGATATGGGACGCACTTCGAGCTGCTGCTGAAGCTGACATATCTCTTGCGCAAACAATCGTGGATAGCGCAGGAGTCATTGTTCAGAACAATGATCTCACTACCTGCTATGACGAGAGAG GTGCTAAGTATGACCTACCTAAGTATGTTCTAAGCGAGCCTACCAACTTGGTGGAAGAGAGTTGA
- the LOC106296812 gene encoding uncharacterized protein LOC106296812, with amino-acid sequence MSVERSLEAWEEVQRHGQDLADRLAQGFTGLIQINPPSFPWPSHQKLKLFDLEFSPQQFSNQPINGGVEAILDIGNKIGQIGQAGVDFGSGLNVMVHQFFRRLPLPFRHEDSVSVSMSRGVYVDTKDESRLSKTDTVSSAAMSEERVTEFDLSTAGLLRRPKGTVEFSTSYESRTSGMEHSLAARGDLWRVEASSSSSAARDDSSSLFLLQLGPLLFLRDSTLLLPLHLSKQHLLWYGYDRKKGMHSLCPALWSKHRRWLMMSMICLNPLACSFVDLQFPNGQLTYVSGEGLTTSVFVPLCGGLLQAQGQYPGDMRFSFSCKTKQGTRITPMVNWPDKSYGVGVSQALAWRKSGLMMKPAIQLSVCTTYGGSNPGTKTELIHSLNDNINMICGCAMTAHPSAFASVSFGRSKWNGNIGRTGIVVRVDTPLASVAQPSFSIQLNNAFEF; translated from the exons TGGGAAGAGGTTCAGCGACACGGGCAAGACTTAGCCGACCGACTCGCTCAGGGGTTCACGGGCTTGATTCAAATCAACCCTCCTTCGTTTCCGTGGCCGAGCCATCAGAAACTGAAGCTATTCGATCTCGAGTTCTCTCCTCAGCAGTTCTCGAACCAGCCCATCAATGGCGGCGTCGAGGCTATTCTCGATATCGGGAACAAGATTGGTCAGATTGGCCAGGCTGGTGTTGATTTCGGCTCCGGGTTGAACGTGATGGTTCATCAGTTCTTCAGGAGGCTGCCCTTGCCGTTTAGACACGAGGATAGCGTGTCTGTTTCTATGAGCCGTGGAGTTTATGTAGACACAAAAGATGAGTCGAGGCTTTCTAAGACAGATACTGTCTCCTCTGCTGCTATGTCTGAGGAGAGGGTGACAGAGTTTGATTTGAGTACCGCTGGATTACTTAGGAGACCAAAG GGAACGGTTGAGTTTTCGACAAGTTATGAAAGTAGAACAAGTGGTATGGAACATTCATTAGCAGCCAGGGGAGATCTTTGGAGAGTAGAAGCTTCTTCATCAAGTTCAGCTGCAAGAGATGACAGTTCCTCTCTCTTTCTTCTCCAGCTTGGACCGCTGCTGTTTCTGCGCGATTCGACTCTTCTTTTGCCCCTTCATTTATCAAAGCAACACTTGCTCTGGTATGGTTATGATAGAAAG AAAGGTATGCATTCGCTTTGTCCAGCTTTGTGGTCAAAGCATAGAAGATGGCTTATGATGTCAATGATCTGCCTCAATCCTTTAGCTTGC TCATTTGTAGATTTGCAGTTCCCAAATGGGCAGTTAACGTATGTTTCTGGTGAGGGATTAACAACAAGTGTCTTTGTTCCTTTGTGTGGCGGTCTTCTTCAAGCGCAAGGTCAATATCCAGGAGATATGAGGTTTAGTTTCTCTTGCAAG ACTAAACAAGGAACAAGAATCACACCAATGGTGAACTGGCCTGACAAATCGTATGGAGTAGGTGTTTCTCAAGCCTTGGCTTGGCGTAAGTCCGGTCTCATGATGAAACCGGCAATTCAACTTAG TGTGTGCACTACATACGGTGGAAGCAATCCCGGGACGAAAACCGAACTTATTCACTCGCTGAATGATAACATCAACATGATTTGTGGCTGTGCAATGACGGCTCATCCTTCAGCGTTTGCATCTGTTTCC TTTGGTCGGTCAAAGTGGAATGGGAACATTGGTCGGACCGGAATAGTTGTTAGAGTTGATACTCCACTTGCAAGTGTTGCTCAACCTTCTTTCTCAATCCAGCTTAACAATGCTTTTGAGTTCTGA
- the LOC106297363 gene encoding probable LRR receptor-like serine/threonine-protein kinase At1g53420: protein MVCTIVNAAVHGAAVMVYIIMIVLIFILIYIVCKRRSLRSKTHVEGEFKTLDPMINSFSLRQIKAATNNFDTANRIGEGGFGPVHKGKLPDGTIIAVKQLSTGSKQGNREFLNEIGMITALHHPNLVKLYGCCVEGDQLLLVYEYVENNCLARALFGPQETQLRLDWPTRRKICIGVARGLAYLHEESRIKIVHRDIKATNVLLDKEMNSKISDFGLAKLNEDDNTHISTRVAGTFGYMAPEYAMRGHLTDKVDVYSFGIVALEIVHGRSNKINQSASNYNTPYVIDWVTILREQNNLLELVDPRLGSDYNRGEALTMLQVVILCTIPDPSDRPLMSEVVKMLEGKKMVELEKLEEASEYRETKRLENMNTMKKYYEMIGSETSMTMTMTLTDQTTSSKH from the exons ATGGTTTGCACAATTGTGAATGCTGCTGTCCACGGAGCTGCAGTTATGGTTTACATAATTATGATAGTTCTCATATTTATTCTAATTTATATTGTCTGCAAAAGACGTAGCTTGAGATCCAAGACTCACGTGGAAGGAG AATTCAAGACTTTAGATCCTATGATTAACTCTTTCTCGCTGAGGCAAATCAAAGCAGCTACAAACAACTTTGATACTGCAAACAGGATTGGAGAAGGTGGATTTGGTCCTGTACACAAG GGAAAGTTACCCGATGGAACAATAATCGCGGTGAAACAGCTTTCTACGGGATCAAAACAAGGGAACCGCGAGTTCTTGAACGAGATTGGTATGATCACAGCTCTGCATCACCCAAACCTAGTCAAACTATATGGATGTTGTGTTGAAGGAGACCAGCTTTTGCTAGTCTATGAGTATGTGGAAAACAACTGCCTTGCTCGTGCATTGTTTG GTCCTCAAGAAACTCAGCTGAGATTGGATTGGCCAACAAGGAGGAAGATCTGCATTGGTGTAGCGAGAGGACTAGCATATCTCCACGAGGAGTCAAGGATAAAGATTGTGCACAGAGACATCAAAGCTACCAATGTGTTGTTAGACAAGGAAATGAACTCGAAGATATCAGACTTTGGTCTTGCCAAGCTTAATGAAGATGACAACACTCACATTAGCACTCGAGTTGCTGGAACATT TGGTTACATGGCTCCAGAGTACGCGATGAGAGGCCACTTGACGGATAAAGTTGATGTATACAGCTTTGGTATTGTAGCTCTAGAGATTGTTCATGGAAGAAGCAACAAGATAAACCAATCTGCATCCAATTACAACACTCCCTACGTTATTGACTGGGTGACAATCTTGAGGGAGCAGAACAATCTGTTGGAGCTGGTGGATCCGAGACTAGGATCAGATTACAACAGAGGAGAAGCATTGACCATGCTTCAAGTGGTGATACTGTGTACAATTCCTGATCCGAGTGATAGGCCATTGATGTCTGAAGTGGTGAAGATGCTGGAAGGTAAGAAGATGGTGGAGTTGGAGAAACTTGAAGAAGCTTCAGAGTATAGAGAGACAAAGAGACTTGAGAACATGAACACTATGAAGAAGTATTATGAAATGATAGGGAGCGAGACTAGCATGACCATGACCATGACCTTGACTGATCAAACTACCTCGTCAAAGCATTAA